Proteins encoded within one genomic window of Eurosta solidaginis isolate ZX-2024a chromosome 1, ASM4086904v1, whole genome shotgun sequence:
- the LOC137234542 gene encoding histone-lysine N-methyltransferase 2D-like isoform X3, with translation MEKLKISDNLFANVRYFVEGNLDEEVERLLKNGGAQSKRFLSDVVTHLVCAPNYTEETLAMNLDLYNVIPVTDQWIVHSFNLGRLASTKAFDPSTQKIFKSLKFAATNISTTDFKRLYAIVTFHGAQITTTFDPSTTTHLICGSIGGSTYNHASRSSVTLISPDWIIDCLKQGRILNCENYHPRSLKPIERPKAIPKLPNISSSICNETALSAIPGSSIPMSSASSTVDTRPCNVVDSVEQTLSTILGFDDDDMGGIVNSIDNTLSSTVDDADAAQSIANIKSQLQASLPPLSPVTPVISVPNLNLVEPSNTQQHTLHPATNHISNETNRLSDIVPNSVPPSQPQPQSQGQPQQNVQQHMQRQPQQQVQQPHQQQIQHQVQQQIPQQPSQQIPQQHQQLAQQQSPQAQQQPQQKIQQLPTKLQPQQQIVFVRPRNIQQQHQLQQQVIVSGPHQQQIGATLQPSQSTQPIIVQQKIVPNVIAQQQIQMQQQAQQQHPAKTVTANALQHQRNLKSPQHHIQIIQHQQIPQPPRTPQPQPPTHPNLPPQPRTAPSTPTSSGPQTIVDPRTPTPTPTPPININITQPRTPQTPSGRQTPAARTPCTTPQPQQQPQAPNQSPQHVAAVSMSPQPQPHQQAPHQTQTIQMSPQMLHQHILHQQNILQQQQMQLQQHIQNGQSLTPQQQALQRQIQHQQQQLIQQQQKLQQQLQQQHQMQQSPRMNQNPQTQSPSPQQQHASSGGSMMPPQSPRQSPALQMTPPPHSPQPQQQQQQLTQQQQHLRQQIQNRQQQQHRQQQQQQGLGNALESPQHPTLMSPQQQSQQLQPFQQPQRVLLHPQQQHSPQHTSAPQSPQMQQPTTPTQQSKQQMLQQMKPIDPTDPVQVAQVLSRSAPSPNHESLIMRQQHLKQQQALQQQQALQQQQQQQALQQQQAMQQQQQQALQQQQQAMQQQQALQQQQQQPQAQVARQSPLQQPQAQQQIVISPGNQQQQIIAQRHVINTSTVQGQQLIQSHMMNIQQQQQQQQQQQQQQAQQKQQQLMTMQQQQQQHQQHMIVQQQQPGGMVISGVPQQQQQKQLIQQQQQQSTIQFGQPQQMTMSGGQVCIIQQTLQPQQQQSPQQQQQVQSATTNYQQQMVSPSTPQPQQQQQPQIISQQIQIPQQQHGGGKPQQIAVSNKSKIIISQQQFQQLSVQQQQQILAQNQHNQNLVIVNQTNLTTQQQQHQQQQQQQQGQPQIVQHSVQQSPQHQQQQLQLQQSPQQQQQQQQQQLQQSPTQVLKHPQQPPPMYPQRQQSLEMADGESNIVQQPQQQIQHSQQSPQIITQAQVILNPQQQQQRLQLQQQQQQQQGNVSQQPQQIVINQQVINNPQRIQYIQQQQQQQQHQQQQQQIQLQQRQPLQNTIVVGQQQLQQSPHHQQIIIQQQTLTSPASQQQQQQQQQQHQQNQQQLMAIQPGNNLPNQIILQQKPSLQQQLTIEGQQPQQQQQQQQQIILKQQPMQQTVVIQQQQLIAAAQSPQHQQQQPQLIMQQSSPQQQPSQPQHWSQQQQQQNAAQMQPQSAQPGTPAVVSGTQVIATNSSMSNLQAPQQFIRAVRPGQWQQAGLPPGTTTIQGQPQRQVIQVDDKTHAHLMTLDPVKKMEYIAKLQQQNQKRLMIRQQVPYQPRPGAPNVVATALGTPVQRPPGVPAPGTPHIIVQSQMPAGLTQQQQIQWLQQQGARQVVVRAGPAPGLSPITQQQQQQQPIGQQTQQQGQTITATQFNLNDPNQQLLLQRQLRVQQVQLQQQQLQPQSKQTLQVVTGGTMLTDQQQQPTTPGTPTTPGSNIMTSLAPRTMVMSSTEAQQQQLPQQQINNPQQQGVLQQTQQQQMNMKTKTALANMLNSRLGNSNGGAIQIQQHQQTMVVAAGGTPVPEQSLQQQQHPQQIIQHQVVVAGNAPQSGMILQQQSQQQQTVQGGVILEQQETAAGRLRLMTQQHNAALQQPGVPTHTQGTHLIQGVVGATPPRTPQELIMLQQQQQQQLQLRRAGGVIQTPLSSGSHIVTASAGQQQIVVAGPQQQQIGIASGVQQQIAVAQVPQPQSTQSPQGVMTQAGFIQGRPNMPLPPRPQFYGHNPNLKLPPDLFLVGCTFYIVEYDETDANELPIWMETIRQFGGDIERVYCQRVTHVLCRTQRHGVVMQALRDSKRCITAYWLSDICFKKQLLPPWQALHLPFPSQFGYQKPLDKHIISTHGFEGEESFRIQQMVEECGAIYTSYLSKHNTVLICKKSEGDKYTAAKEWNIPIVNAIWLADICIGNLSGMSQYENQKYQQYSLAAPFRIDYPLVPHLMD, from the exons atggaaaaattaaaaattagtgacAATTTATTTGCGAATGTGCGTTATTTCGTGGAAGGAAATTTAGATGAAGAG GTCGAGAGATTACTCAAAAATGGTGGTGCACAATCGAAACGGTTTTTATCGGATGTTGTCACACATTTGGTGTGTGCACCCAATTATACGGAGGAAACTTTGGCTATGAACTTGGATCTCTACAATGTCATACCAGTTACCGATCAGTGGATTGTGCACAGTTTTAATTTGGGACGTCTGGCGTCGACAAAAGCTTTTGACCCCAGCAcacaaaaaattttcaagtctTTGAAATTTGCTGCTACGAATATATCTACCACAGATTTTAAACGTCTGTATGCAATAGTTACCTTCCATGGAGCACAAATTACTACCACTTTTGACCCAAGTACGACAACCCATTTAATATGCGGTAGTATTGGGGGCAGCACTTACAATCACGCTTCAAGAAGCTCTGTGACCTTAATTAGTCCGGACTGGATAATAGACTGTTTGAAACAAGGTAGAATATTGAATTGTGAAAACTATCATCCACGATCGCTCAAACCAATTGAAAGACCGAAAGCCATACCTAAGCTTCCAAATATTTCATCATCGATTTGCAATGAAACGGCTTTGAGTGCCATTCCAGGTTCTTCAATCCCCATGTCATCAGCATCATCTACTGTTGATACCCGACCTTGTAACGTAGTCGATTCGGTAGAGCAAACTTTATCTACCATTCTAGGATTCGATGATGATGATATGGGAGGAATCGTAAATAGCATTGACAATACACTCAGTAGTACAGTTGATGATGCTGATGCAGCACAGAGCATAGCCAATATAAAATCACAACTGCAGGCATCTCTACCACCTTTATCGCCCGTTACTCCTGTGATATCCGTTCCGAATTTAAATTTAGTAGAACCGTCTAATACGCAACAACATACTCTACACCCAGCGACAAATCACATCAGCAATGAAACCAATAGGTTATCTGATATTGTGCCAAACAGTGTTCCACCATCTCAACCTCAACCACAAAGCCAAGGCCAACCTCAACAAAACGTTCAACAACACATGCAACGACAACCTCAACAGCAAGTTCAGCAACCACATCAACAGCAAATTCAACACCAAGTTCAACAACAAATTCCACAGCAGCCTTCACAACAAATTCCACAACAACATCAGCAGCTAGCTCAGCAGCAATCACCACAAGCCCAGCAGCAACCTCAACAAAAAATTCAACAACTCCCAACGAAGTTGCAGCCACAACAACAAATTGTGTTTGTACGACCACGTAATATTCAACAGCAACATCAATTGCAACAGCAGGTAATTGTAAGTGGGCCGCATCAACAGCAAATTGGGGCAACGTTGCAACCATCTCAATCAACACAGCCAATAAttgtacaacaaaaaattgtaCCAAATGTAATAGCTCAGCAGCAAATTCAAATGCAGCAACAGGCCCAACAGCAGCATCCAGCGAAGACTGTTACAGCTAACGCTTTACAACATCAACGAAACCTCAAGAGCCCACAGCATCATATTCAAATTATTCAACATCAACAAATACCACAACCACCACGCACACCACAACCACAACCACCAACACATCCTAATTTACCACCTCAGCCGCGTACAGCTCCTTCTACACCTACATCAAGCGGTCCACAAACGATAGTAGATCCACGTACACCTACCCCTACACCCACACCTCCTATAAATATTAATATAACACAACCACGTACTCCGCAAACTCCTAGCGGTCGACAAACCCCTGCAGCTAGAACACCTTGTACGACTCCGCAGCCCCAGCAGCAGCCACAGGCACCAAATCAGTCACCCCAACATGTGGCTGCTGTAAGCATGTCACCACAACCACAACCTCATCAACAAGCCCCACATCAAACACAAACCATACAAATGTCCCCTCAAATGCTACATCAACATATTTTACAccaacaaaatattttgcaacaacaacaaatgcaactGCAACAACATATACAGAACGGTCAGAGTTTGACTCCCCAACAACAAGCTTTGCAACGCCAAATACAACATCAGCAACAacagttaatacaacaacaacaaaagttgcaacagcaattacaacaacaacaccaaatgcAACAATCGCCCCGTATGAATCAAAATCCACAAACCCAATCACCCTCGCCTCAGCAACAACATGCCTCTAGTGGAGGGAGCATGATGCCACCACAGTCTCCACGACAATCTCCGGCATTGCAAATGACTCCACCGCCACACTCGCCCCAAccccagcagcagcaacaacagctgacacaacaacaacaacatttgcgGCAGCAAATTCAAAATCGTCAGCAGCAACAGCACcgtcaacaacagcagcagcagggCTTGGGAAATGCGCTGGAATCACCACAACACCCGACACTTATGTCACCGCAGCAACAATCACAACAGTTGCAACCGTTCCAACAGCCACAGCGTGTATTGCTccacccacaacaacaacacagtcCACAACACACTTCAGCACCACAGTCTCCGCAAATGCAGCAGCCAACAACACCAACACAACAAAGTAAACAACAAATGCTTCAACAAATGAAGCCAATCGATCCTACTGATCCCGTGCAAGTTGCACAGGTGCTCAGCCGGTCAGCGCCGAGCCCGAATCATGAGTCGCTTATAATGCGTCAACAACATTTGAAACAGCAACAAGCTTTGCAACAACAGCAGGcattacaacaacagcaacagcaacaagcATTGCAACAGCAACAGGCCatgcagcaacaacagcagcaggcATTGCAACAACAGCAGCAAGCCATGCAACAGCAACAAGCgttgcagcaacaacaacagcaaccacaggCCCAAGTAGCAAGACAATCACCTTTACAACAGCCGCAGGCCCAACAACAAATTGTCATTAGTCCGGGTAATCAGCAGCAGCAAATTATAGCACAACGCCATGTAATTAATACGTCCACAGTTCAGGGACAACAGCTTATACAAAGTCATATGAtgaatatacaacaacaacagcagcagcagcagcaacaacaacagcaacaagctCAACAAAAGCAGCAGCAGTTAATGACAatgcagcagcaacagcaacaacaccagcaacaTATGATTGTGCAGCAACAACAACCTGGTGGTATGGTTATCAGTGGCGTCccacagcaacagcaacaaaaacaactaattcaacagcagcaacagcagTCCACAATACAATTCGGCCAGCCGCAACAAATGACCATGTCTGGCGGTCAAGTATGCATAATACAACAAActctacaaccacaacaacagcaatcaccacaacaacagcaacaagttCAGAGCGCGACAACAAATTATCAACAGCAAATGGTTAGTCCCAGCACACCACAGccccagcaacaacaacaaccccaaaTAATAAGCCAACAAATACAAATACCTCAACAACAACACGGTGGTGGCAAACCGCAACAAATAGCGGTTTCGAATAAATCGAAGATAATCATAAGTCAACAACAATTTCAGCAGCTCAGtgtgcagcaacaacaacaaatattggcTCAGAATCAGCATAATCAAAACCTTGTCATTGTTAATCAGACTAATTTGACtactcaacaacaacaacatcaacaacagcagcagcaacaacaagggCAACCACAAATAGTACAGCACTCTGTGCAACAGTCTCCACAACATCAACAGCAGCAACTACAACTGCAACAGTCaccacagcagcagcagcaacagcaacaacaacagttacAACAAAGTCCGACACAAGTTCTGAAACATCCGCAGCAGCCACCACCAATGTACCCACAGAGACAGCAATCCTTGGAAATGGCAGATGGCGAAAGCAATATCGTACAACAACCTCAACAACAAATTCAACATTCGCAACAATCACCGCAAATTATAACTCAAGCTCAAGTCATACTCAatccgcaacaacaacaacaacgcctacaactacaacagcaacaacaacagcaacaagggAATGTGTCTCAACAACCCCAACAAATTGTTATTAATCAACAAGTCATTAACAATCCTCAGCGAATACaatatatacaacaacaacagcagcagcagcagcatcaacaacaacaacaacagatacaATTGCAACAACGCCAACCACTGCAAAATACTATAGTAGTCGgtcaacaacaattacaacaatcacCACACCATCAACAAATTATCATCCAACAACAAACCTTAACATCACCAGCttctcaacaacaacaacaacaacagcaacaacaacaccaacagaaTCAACAGCAACTGATGGCAATTCAACCTGGCAATAATTTGCCAAATCAAATTATTTTACAACAAAAACCGTCATTGCAACAACAACTTACCATAGAAGGCCAACAAcctcaacagcagcaacaacaacagcaacagatcATTTTAAAACAACAGCCCATGCAACAGACTGTAGTTATACAGCAGCAACAATTAATCGCAGCAGCTCAATCAccacaacatcaacaacaacaaccccaatTAATAATGCAGCAGAGTTCACCGCAACAGCAACCATCACAGCCACAACATTGGtctcaacaacagcaacagcaaaatGCAGCGCAAATGCAACCACAATCAGCTCAGCCTGGAACTCCAGCCGTGGTAAGTGGTACACAAGTGATTGCAACAAATTCCTCTATGAGCAACTTACAAGCGCCTCAGCAATTTATACGAGCTGTACGTCCCGGACAATGGCAGCAAGCAGGTTTACCACCAGGTACAACTACAATACAAGGTCAACCTCAACGTCAAGTTATACAAGTCGATGATAAGACACATGCTCATCTCATGACCTTAGATCCGGTGAAAAAAATGGAATATATTGctaaattacaacaacaaaaccaaaaacGTTTGATGATACGACAACAGGTACCATATCAACCACGACCGGGCGCCCCAAATGTTGTTGCCACTGCTTTAGGTACGCCGGTGCAACGTCCCCCAGGTGTACCCGCACCTGGCACACCACATATTATTGTACAAAGCCAAATGCCTGCAGGTctcacacaacaacaacaaattcaatGGTTGCAACAACAAGGTGCACGACAAGTTGTGGTCCGTGCTGGGCCTGCACCAGGTTTGAGTCCGATcactcagcagcagcagcaacaacaacctaTTGGTCAACAAACACAACAGCAAGGACAAACAATAACTGCCACCCAGTTTAACTTAAATGATCCCAATCAGCAATTACTATTGCAACGGCAATTACGCGTACAACAAgtacaattacaacaacaacaattgcaacCACAAAGCAAACAAACATTGCAAGTTGTAACTGGTGGCACCATGCTTACTGATCAACAACAGCAACCGACTACCCCTGGAACACCAACAACACCCGGCAGCAACATAATGACTTCATTGGCGCCCAGGACCATGGTTATGAGTTCAACTGAAGCACAGCAGCAACAGCTGCCACAGCAGCAAATCAATAATCCACAACAACAGGGCGTATTGCAACAAACTCAACAACAGCAAATGaatatgaaaacaaaaactgCACTGGCCAACATGTTGAATAGTCGCTTGGGTAACAGCAATGGTGGGgcaatacaaatacaacaacaccaacagacGATGGTCGTAGCAGCAGGTGGCACCCCAGTACCAGAACagtcgcttcaacaacaacagcatcccCAGCAAATAATACAACATCAAGTTGTAGTCGCTGGTAATGCCCCACAGTCTGGTATGATATTGCAACAACAATCACAGCAGCAGCAAACAGTGCAAGGTGGTGTTATACTTGAGCAACAAGAGACTGCTGCGGGCCGATTACGTTTGATGACCCAACAACACAATGCTGCGCTACAGCAGCCAGGTGTACCGACTCACACGCAAGGTACACACCTTATACAGGGTGTTGTAGGTGCTACACCACCACGCACACCCCAAGAACTTATAATGTtacagcaacagcagcaacagcaactaCAATTACGACGCGCAGGTGGTGTTATTCAAACACCACTGTCGTCAGGTAGTCACATTGTAACTGCAAGTGCTGGTCAACAACAAATCGTTGTTGCCGGTCCTCAGCAGCAACAAATTGGCATTGCGTCCGGTGTGCAGCAGCAAATTGCGGTGGCACAAGTTCCCCAGCCTCAATCTACACAATCGCCTCAAGGTGTCATGACACAGGCTGGATTCATACAAGGCCGCCCCAATATGCCGCTACCACCGCGTCCGCAATTCTACGGACACAATCCGAATTTAAAATTACCACCTGACCTTTTCCTTGTTGGCTGTACATTTTATATTGTGGAGTATGATGAAACCGATGCAAATGAATTGCCAATTTGGATGGAGACGATACGGCAATTTGGTGGTGATATTGAACGCGTTTATTGTCAACGCGTTACACATGTGCTCTGTCGTACGCAACGTCATGGGGTGGTGATGCAAGCATTGCGCGACTCCAAACGTTGCATAACAGCATATTGGTTGAGTGATATTTGCTTTAAGAAACAATTACTGCCGCCATGGCAAGCACTTCATCTACCGTTTCCCAGTCAATTTGGATATCAGAAGCCTCTAGATAAACACATAATTTCAACACATGGATTTGAAGGTGAAGAAAGCTTTCGCATACAGCAAATGGTAGAAGAATGTGGTGCCATATACACATCATACTTATCGAAGCATAATACAGTTTTGATTTGTAAAAAATCCGAAGGTGATAAATACACCGCTGCCAAAGAGTGGAATATACCGATTGTAAATGCAATTTGGTTGGCAGATATTTGCATTGGTAATCTGAGTGGAATGTCGCAATATGAAAATCAGAAGTATCAGCAATATTCGTTAGCTGCACCATTTAGGATCGATTATCCGTTGGTACCACATTTGATGG attag